From a region of the Equus przewalskii isolate Varuska chromosome 2, EquPr2, whole genome shotgun sequence genome:
- the NPY1R gene encoding neuropeptide Y receptor type 1, whose translation MNSTLFSQVENHSIYYNFSDKNSQFLAFENDDCHLPLAMIFTLALAYGAVIILGVSGNLALIVIILKQKEMRNVTNILIVNLSFSDLLVAIMCLPFTFVYTLMDHWVFGETMCKLNPFVQCVSITVSIFSLVLIAVERHQLIINPRGWRPNNRHAYIGIAVIWVLAVASSLPFLIYQVLTDEPFQNLTLETYKDKYVCFDKFPSDSHRLSYTTLLLVLQYFGPLCFIFICYFKIYIRLKRRNNMMDKMRDSKYRSSETKRINIMLLSIVVAFAVCWLPLTIFNTVFDWNHQIIATCNHNLLFLLCHLTAMISTCVNPIFYGFLNKNFQRDLQFFFNFCDFRSRDDDYETIAMSTMHTDVSKTSLKQASPVAFKKINNDDNDKI comes from the exons ATGAATTCAACATTATTTTCGCAGGTTGAAAATCATTCAATATACTATAATTTTTCAGACAAGAATTCTCAGTTTTTGGCTTTTGAAAATGATGATTGTCATCTGCCTTTGGCCATGATATTTACATTAGCTCTTGCTTATGGAGCTGTGATCATTCTTGGGGTCTCTGGAAACCTGGCCTTGATCGTAATCATCTTGAAAcaaaaggagatgagaaatgTTACCAACATCTTAATTGTGAATCTTTCCTTCTCAGACTTGCTTGTTGCCATCATGTGTCTCCCCTTTACATTTGTCTACACATTAATGGACCATTGGGTTTTTGGTGAGACAATGTGCAAGTTGAATCCTTTTGTGCAATGTGTTTCAATCACTGtatccattttctctctggttctcATTGCTGTGGAACGACATCAGCTAATAATCAACCCACGAGGGTGGAGACCAAATAATCGACATGCTTACATAGGTATTGCTGTCATTTGGGTCCTTGCTGTGGCTTCTTCTCTACCCTTCCTAATCTATCAAGTACTGACTGATGAACCGTTCCAAAATCTAACACTCGAAACGTACAAGGACAAATACGTGTGCTTTGATAAATTTCCATCGGACTCTCATAGGTTGTCCTATACCACTCTGCTCTTGGTGCTGCAGTATTTTGGCCCactctgttttatatttatttgctaCTTCAAG atatatatacgcttaaaaaggagaaacaacATGATGGACAAGATGAGAGACAGTAAGTACAGGTCCAGTGAAACCAAAAGAATCAACATCATGCTGCTCTCCATCGTGGTGGCATTTGCAGTCTGCTGGCTGCCACTCACCATCTTTAACACTGTGTTCGATTGGAATCATCAGATCATTGCTACCTGCAACCACAATCTGTTattcctgctctgccacctcACAGCAATGATATCCACCTGTGTCAACCCCATATTTTACGGATTCCTGAACAAAAATTTTCAGAGAGACTTGCAATTCTTCTTTAACTTTTGTGATTTCCGGTCTCGGGATGATGACTATGAGACGATAGCCATGTCTACCATGCACACAGATGTTTCCAAGACTTCTTTAAAGCAAGCAAGCCCAGtcgcatttaaaaaaatcaacaacgaTGATAATGACAAAATCTGA